The Eubalaena glacialis isolate mEubGla1 chromosome 3, mEubGla1.1.hap2.+ XY, whole genome shotgun sequence nucleotide sequence ctccctgcttccaatCTAGGGCTTCTTCCTGGTGCCTGGGCGTTCCCCTGgcagagaaagaagccaagtctCACCAACAGTGGCTCCTGAGCATGCTTTATAAACTCACCTAGGACAGACAGATTGAAGTGAGCCCCAGGCAGGGTTGGGGGCATTTCTGGGTACCAGACCAAAGGGGACTTCCAGGAGACATGGATGACAATCCAGGATAGCTTAGAGCCAATTGGGGAATGAATCTTTGGGAACTAGTTACAGATGGGTTCTTCTCTCCTCTGAGAGATAAGAATAGGACATATAGGGGCCAGAACCTGTGACAACCCTGGGAGGGGGTCCCCAAATTCAGAAGAGTATTCCAAAGcccaggagaggaagagaaagagcttCTGTTGGTCACCTGGAACCACTAGCAATCCATGTCCATGACGAATTAACCAGTTTGAAGTTTTTCAGCCTTCTAAAACAGTGTGAATTGAGGGCCCTCCTGTAGTTAAGAATTCTCAGGGGAGGTTGCCCCCTTTCCACTTAGCACTAAAGTTAATTGCAGGCAACTTTCTTTGTAGTCCCCAGGTTTGAGGGAAAGAGGTTAGGAAAAGGAGGGGAAGGTTTATTTCTAGTTCGCCCTAGGTGTGGGCATAGTCCTTTGGGGTCCTGGCCTTACGGAGAATGTTCCAAGTCGACCCCCACCATAAGCTCATGGAACCCTTACAAACCAATTCCCAGGTTCCCCAGGTAAGGAAAATGCCTTCAAGGTGAACACCAACTACTGAGCTTTGCTTACCTTTGTAGTTTcctgcattcattcatccattcattcattcatgcctgAATATTTCTCATGTGTTTGCCAGCTCACGgacacattaatttttaaaactatatgttTTGTCtagtatttttagttgttttcagcAAGAAGCTTAGCCTGAGTCTCTAGGCCACCATGTTGCCAGAAAACCCAATGGGCAGTTTCAGTCCTTATGTGACTTGATTTTTCTGCTGCATTTGGCCCCTTTGACCACTCCCtccctttgttctgttttgtttttttccaccaCTCTGATCCCTCCCTTTTGGTCTCCTTCACAGGCttgtctctcctcctctccctgttcCTTAAATGCTGGGTCTCCAGGCCTTAGCCTCTGCTTCTCCTCTTGTTCCTGCATATCTCACCACTCCCTTGCCTTTGATCTGTGACTCCCAGATCTCTCTGGTCCAGACTGTCCTGAGTTCCTGACCCTCAGACCCAGCTGCTGCCtctgaaaaaaataagtattgCTTATCTGAAACTCCAGTTTAATTGGATGTCCTGTTTTTATTTGCCAAATGGGcagcccttcccccacctccacctccaactGTGGTCTCCCTGATGGTAGAACATTTTTCTAGCTGACCTCAGAATCCCTATAACTGGCCCAAGGCACTACTGTTAGTGCTCAATTAATGTTAAAAGGTCACAGGGCTGAGAATGGCTGGAGGGAGTTGAGGCTGGAGacagagaccagttaggaggatGAGCAATAAACCATTCCACAAATTAGGAAGACTTCAACAGAATAGCACTGGGAAGAGAGAAAGTGGGATGGGCTTGCAGGATCTAAGGGTCTGAGAACTAATGGAAAAGGGAAGTGACAAAGCTCAGGGAGTCTAGGCTGTTGTCCAAGTTTCTGACTCGTGTCCCTGGATGGAGGTTGGTGCCATTCACTTGGGAGGGAACCCTGGAGGAGGCTCGGAGGCTGGAGAGCAGGGAAGCTCATCGATGTGGGGCTTAGAGCAGGTAGAGAAGGGTGGAGAGAGCATCTGAAGGAATGAACGGAAGACATCTAGGGCAGGTAAGTTCAGTTTGAGGTTTCTGAGGCTATGCAGACAGAAGTATTGGAAATACAGACAGAGCTTAGGAGAAAGGTTAAGCTGGAGATGCAATGAGAGCATCATCAGCCTGGAGGCGGTAACTGAAACCATGGGAGTTGGTGACATTGCTCAGGGAAAGTAAAATGGGGAAGGAAGGTCTATATCAGAGCCCTGACGAACACTtaagaggcagagaaaggaaaaggaacccAAAAGGAGTTTGAGAATGAGCAGGGGTGGGAGAAAATCCAGGAGAGTATGGAATGGAGAGTCAAGAGAAGACAGGTGTTCCAAGAGGGTTGACAAAATTGGGCGCCTCTGAGAGTCCAAAGGACTAAAAGCTGAGAAGTGGCCTTTGGGTTTAGTAATGATGAGGCCACTGGGGACCGCAGAGCAAGAGCTCTTTTAGAGAAGGAGAGGTGGAAgtagattatatatttatatatttgtaatcacagtttcatttttttatgctGTGATATATTCAAGTGAGTTTAAATGCAGAGGGAAAGAAGACATTCAGtagaaaaaggatgaaaaataggGAGGCTTGTAAATAATGGAGACAGAGAGCCCTGATATGGGAACCTGAGCACAGACAGAGGAATTAATCTAGCTGCAGGAGGACATTAATAATAGTATCTAGAACAGGGCAGGAAAGCTCAAGGGCCATGGACTCCTACGGAATCTCTGAATGAGCTTAGGAAAGTCTGTGGGCTCCCTCAAATTGTTCACCAGATTTACACATTGGTGGTTTTTTCAGCagtgaggtgggaggtgggaggtggggaggatccTTGGCTTTCATCAGTTTCCGTAAGGACTGTACAACTCCAAAACAGGTTAGGCACCACCCCTGTGAACAAGAAAAGTGATCTCACATGGCACAAATTCTCTTAGATCTTTTCTCTGATCTCTCAGCTTTCTACCCTACCTTTCCTTTTCAAGATGAGGCTTCGGTTAGGCAGCCGGTCCACATGCACTCAGTCACCGGGCTCTCTAGCTGGGGGAAGCGCGGCAATCCTCGGACAAGAGAGGAGGAACGCCATTGGCCGGGGCAGGAGGAGCGCATGGATTCCCGAACCTTGATTCCTGGATGAAACTAATCTAGAGGGATGTTTGGGTGACCCCTGAAGCTGGAAAAACTGTCATTTCAAAGCCATCTGTAGTTTTCTGTCTTGCAAGAGGTGGTGACTTGATACCCCTTTGGAGGAGACCATACCTTAGTTCTGGGAAGATCATTCAAATGGGCAATGTCATTTTGCAAATATGAAACAGACTACAGTCAAAAATGGAGtctagggaactccctggcagaccagtggttaggattccacacttcctctgcagggggcatgggttctatcccaggttgcggaactaagatcctggaagccttgtggtgcagccaaaaaaaaaaaaaaaaaaggagattctAGAGCTACCTGTGGCCCCCGAGGAGCAAAAGTGCACTACCTGGTGAGGTCATGTGCCTGGTGACCTCTGCTAAGTTGTAGGCAGAGAAGAGGAGCTCTGCCACTTGTTTGAGGAAAAtagcttcatttattttaaagaggGATTTGATTCATTGTGAGCTGCAGATTGAGACTAGTTCCTGCGGGAATGTGTTCCTTTTGGAGAAGCTGCTGTTCACCCACAATTTTGTAAGCTGTCGGGCATAATCTCTCTGGGGCCCAGAATGCAGCCTTGAGTTGGGGGGACCCTACTCCCCAAGGACCGACAATTTGGGGAGTGTTGAGAGCTAGCGCCTTTGGCTGGGGTTCTGACCCGGCTCTCTCTGAGCCTTGTCAGACGTGGCTTCAACCCATCTGCTGTAAGTGGCTCTGAGAGCACAGATGTCCACTAAGGGGCAGGGCCTGGAGGGTTTGAGGACTCTGCCAGGCTTTCGAGTCTTTCCAGCAGGGGCTCCCTGGTCGCAATGACCCTGGAATTGACAGAACCCCCCCCTTCACCCCCAGCCAGGACCAGGGCCCGGGCCTTCATGAGGTGTCTCCAAACTGTATGGCACTGCTGCCATTGTCTTTGGCTGGAGGTGGGGGTTGGCGACTGAAGATCCTGAATCAGtttggaggcagagagaagggcCAAGGGGGTGTTTGAGGGCAGCACGAGAGCACCAAAGTTTTGGGGGCACCTAGAACTGGGGCAGTGAACACAGAAGAATGGAAGCACAGACTTGTTTCTCCTCCTTGACCCGGAATGCATACAGCCCTCAGAGAGCCCGGGCCAGCTCCTCACTGTAGCCTGGGAGAAGGGGGCCCCTGTGCCAAAGCGGGCAGGCACTTAGGTAGCTCGAAGGAATTTTGGTTAATGCGGTCAAATGCCTGAGGGATCCCAGCCTCAACGTGCCTCACTCTCATGGTGCCTCGTGCACCCCTGGCTGCAGCTACTGCCTCTGTCCTCACAGCTGCCAAATCAatctccagcccagacctgcCTCCTCAGCTCCAGACCAGTACAGCCCATTGCCTCCTGACGACCCCTCTGGATGTCCCATGGTTCCTCAGACCCAGCATGCGTCCAAACACATATcctgatcttatttgcaaagaaaaaaatcatgtagGACAAATTCATTGGGCCCAGGGAACAAGGTTTCACAGGACACACACAGAAGCTCAGAGGGATTGCACTGACTTCTTAGATACGACTTGGGGACAGTGTGGAAGGCCAGGGTCAGCATTAACCTCTTCTTCCTTCCAGATGAGAGTGTGTACCTCTTAGCTTCTTGTCCTTTTCATACTGTTTGCCAAActgaatttaaatattatttatgtaaattatttattgtctgtctctcctggTTTAAGCTTAAGAGCAGAGATCATGGGTTCACTTCTGTATCCCTGCTCTCTACCCAGCATctgacataaaataataaatatctgttgaatgaataagtgaatatcCTTGTTCATTACCCAAGATGCAGGTCTCTCTAGGCACCCTcagtcttttcctgccttcttatCCCCATGATGCTCTGTGCTTCATCCCCCCAAACCAGCCTCCCACTGcaccctcttccccaccctcagCCTTTTCATCGCTTGACTTGGGCTGTTTCACGGAATGTGGGTGGTGAGCTCCCCATGCTGGGCCGTCTGCAAGCACAGGCAGGATATGCACCTGTCAGGGCGCCCTGGACTCTGATGAGTGACAGTGGGGTGGGGCAACGTATGGTTCTCTGCATCTTCACCATGAAACAAGGCCTGCAGCACGCCTGAGGTCTCAAGGGTATGGCTTTCTCCACCAGTAACCCCAGACTGCAACCGCTGGGGACTGTGCAGGGGTTGTGAGCTGGCTGGCCTGTTGGGACTGGTGAACACACCTTTGTCACTCACTCTGCCTGTGTTCCATGCCCCTCATTTCCCAGAGCTGCTGGGTGGGCACAAGCAGTCCCGGGCCAGGCCTATGACTGCTGAGTGAGCCTGAAGTTGTGAGTGGGATGGTCAGGGAGTGACCTCCATCCGGCCCCCACAGCCCAGCAAAGGATCTGACAAACcacagaagtaaataaataacttagaAGTAATAAATAGGGGTCGAGCTCCCACGAGTGAGTCCAAGGCCCACTCCAGCACAGGCACTTCGGCAACACAATTGCAATGTGTCTCCAGATCTGTCCCCCCAGGCCTGGGCTGAGGCTGCAACCTGACACATCTGGGTTCTCCAGAAGAGGAGTCCTGGGTCCATGGCCTGGTCAGTGCCAGAGTCTGTGAGCAGTGGGTCCTCGGGTCTCCACAGCTGAGGTTTCTGGTGTCTGCGGGGCTGAGGCCGGCAGGGTGAGAGCCCTGGGGCCGCTGGTCAGTCGTGCCTCTATCTCCGCAGGGCTGATGTCTGTCACTCACCCTGCCGAAGCCTCCGTCTCCGGCCGAGACTCCGGCCGGCCCCAGGCAGTTAGATCCACAGGTAAGGGTGCGTCCGCACACCCTCGGAGAGAGCCCTCAGCCCAGACAGCCGCAGGCAGTGGCCGAGAGGCGGTCCACGGTCCTCCAGGTGCTGTTGACGTCCATGAAGGAGACGGCCTCGTAGCGCGTGGGTCGGCAGCAGGGCTGGCTGACGGGCCGCGAGCCGGGGGGCGGCCGCAGGGCCCCGGCGCCCAGCAGGCTGGCCAGACTGAGGTCATGCGGGGAGCGCGCGCGGCGGCAGGAGCCGCTGCAGAAGCGGAAACGCACCAGCTCATCGGAGTGGTGGCCCAAGCCGAGCGCGCGCACCGGCACCAGCTGAGAGCGCAGGCGGCAGCCCCGCGCCCCCGCGGCCCGCGCGCGGCTCCCCCGGCTCCCGCGGCcgccccggcccccagcccgcgCAGCGCGGGGCCCTCGGGGGGCAGCGGGCGAGGGCgtgggcggcgggggcggcggccgcCGGGCTCTTCCGCCGCACAGACCGGCCGCGCGGCCCCCTGGAACGAGACGCAGTCACGCGCGGGTCCCcggccagcccgccccgccccgcgccctcgCCCTCTCACCTACCAGGCAGGGGACCCGCGGGGGGCGCCGGGGCCGGCGCGGGGCCTTCTCGGGGGACCGGGCTGCTGGGCGCGGGGCCCAGGGAGGCCTTGCCCTCGGCGATGCTGCTCAGCAGGGCCAGAGCGGCCAGGGTAGGCCACAGGGCAGGCTGCTCGGAGAGACGAGATGGAGCCTCAGGGGGGAGGAGGAAACCCTGGTGGgcgcagggaggggctggggccggATGGAAGGGCTCGGGTTGGAGGATAATGGATCAGCTGCCCCGGGGAGCCTGGGTAAGGAATCACCACCGGAGGGCATTGACCTTCCTCCTTCCGCCGGGCCCCTCCCTGACCATTCCCCCACCTACTTCTGACGCCTGCCCAGGGAGCCCTGCACTCCCTAGTCAAGCCACCTTTCTTCAATACCAGGTGGGAGTCACTGGGAGAACCACTCACCTGCCGCCTAGGCCGGGGCCAGAGGGGCAGCACAGAAGGGCCTCCACGTCCAGGCTCCATCTCTGTCAACACCAGGAACTCCCATCAGCCGTAGTTGACCTGTTCCCCCACCCTCCTCTTGAGGCAGCTTGGAACATTGAGAGATGAGTTATCCTTTGAGCAGGTCATCTCTCCACTTCAGCTTCTCCAGATGAGGGACAAGGGGCTTGGGCAGCTGGGCTCAACCCAGGAGAAGTGGCTGCATCGAGAACCTATTTCGTGGTGCTTTGCACCTGTTCCCTCTGTCAGACCTCACAACTCCATGAGGTAAatggtattatccccattttccagatgagcaaacaaggctcagagaagctcaGCAATTATCTAAGGTCACAAGGGTAGACCCACGCAGCCGTGCAGGGAAGGGGACCTTCCTGCTCTGTGCTGCAGGGCTGGAGAAGGGAGCAGTTGGACACCCTGATCTCACAGAGAGCCTTCTCTCCATGCCACAGAGGAGGAAGTTGTGGCCTGGAGAAAAATTAGGGTGCTTGCTGCTTGACCTGAGTTATCTGATGATAGTGAGGCCCAGGCTTCAGCCTGTGCTGCCCACCCAGCAGATGGTGGAGGGTGATGAGCCCTCTAGGAACATGAGGCCTAGGCCATGGCTCCCTATGGCCACCAGGGGGTAGCATTTGCCAAGCCTGTGGACtcaaacgggggggggggggggcggggggtttgGGCTTTTCCCCTACCTTCAGCTAGACTCAGGCCCCAGCAACTCCCTGGAGTTGCTTCTACACGAGACTGGTCTGAGAGCTTAGCCACCCTGAGAGCTGGTCCAGGTCTGTACCCCTTCCAGCTTCCCCTGGATCTGGCAGCCTGGCCCTGCTCCTAGAAGTTTCCCCCACGAACCATCCTTCCTGAGCCCAGCTGGGCTTTCAGAGTCCCACCAGGTTTTGTGAGCCCACATTGCCTGGCACTCCCAAGCACCTCTCTGGAGCCTCATGAGCCCTCACTAGCTGGCCTGCTCTTTGGTCCCAGCAgtcacctccacccccacccccaagcacACAGAATGTCTGCATACCTGTGGCCGGTCCTCCCTGGTGAGGTCCTCCAGGGCCAGGTGTGCTCGGCTAACCGAATACGGGCCTGAGGAGCCAGGCTAGTGACTGTTCTCACTGATGGAGGGAAAGCCCGGCAAGGCAGGGTTAAAGGCCCCCTGCACTAGGGGGAGCCCAGGAGCAGGTCTCTTGGGACGTAGGCAGCTCAGGCCCTACGTCTCCCTCCCGGCAATCTGGGGCCACTTGGTCCTCCAGCCCTTGCCTTTCCTCCCCATCTACCAGCCCCGATACTCACCACGGGGGTTCTGTGTCGTGTTCTTCTAGGCACCTTTCCTGGGACCAGTGCTGGGCTTTCCCCTGCAGCTCAAAAGGCTCATGCCCAGGGCTGTGCACCTGGCAGTGCCCCTTTTAGCCAAAAGCTTGGCAGCCAGTCTGAGCCCTGTAGCAGCAGCGGGAGCCTCACATTACAGCGGGCCAGCAGGGCTAGCGCAGTCCAACAAGCGACAAGAGGGACTgcggggggctgggaggggcggAGAGCTGCACAGCGGGCCCAGGAGAGGGAGGATGTAAGAAAGGAGTGGAGGGGGACGACCCTGGCCGCTCCCTCTAGCCCCTGGGCTGGGACGAGAGGTGGGCAAACAGGTCGGCTTACCGCAAGTGCAGGGCTCTGGGTCTGGGACACAGCGAGGGCTGGGACCCGAGGGACCTGCTGCTGGTGGAGCCCGTGGACCGTGTCTGGGGGCCGGGCCCAACTCCATCCCTCAGCAGCCTCCTGCCCGCCGCCGTCCGGTGTCAAATTCCAGCCCCGGCGTCACCGGATCCTGGGGTGGGGCCCGAgcaccccctgccccgccccacctCTCAGGGCTCACCTAGCCACTCCATCCTCTGGAATCTGGTCCCCCTGGCTCCACTAGGTCCCCCGAGGTGGGGCGGGGAGGAGATGCTGGGAAGGGCCCCCAGGACAGAGTGGAGAACCCAGGCGGCGCAGCGGCATGGACACTGAGTGTTTGGAGTTTGTAGACACTGGGAGTAGGGAGTTGGGAGGCCGGGCAGAGGGcgggagagggaggggacaggCCGGTCCCTGCCTTGGCCCACCGGCCTTCGGGTTCCCGCCGTCCTGGCTGGCCGCTCTGCACTAGCTGCTCTCTCTGATCCACCGCTAGTTTCTTCTCTCAACAGACCCACTGCATTCTTTGAGTCCGAGAGGCACTGACTGCGCTGGGGCTTTCACGGTCTGACCCGGCTCCTGCGGCCCCGCCGCTCCCCTCCGCTGCTGCCTGGGGCTTGGAGTACAGACACGCCTGCAAACACCGCTGCTCAGCCTGGCACAGCGGCGCTGGTAGGAGTGGGTGCCGGGGGCTGAAGAAGGGGAGGGTCCCGGCGGAGGAACTTTTGCACTGAGGCTTGAGGTAGGAGCTGGAGGCTAGTATTTCAGATGCCTAATTATGGCAGTTCGGCTGGTGGGTGGGATGGAGGTTGGGTGGGTAACATGGATAGAGGTAAGGAAAGGCCAGATCCTGTGTGTCCTAATAGGGAGTCTGGACTTTATCCCAGTGATACTGGGGACCACTGAAGGGTTTCAGGCAGGAGAATGGTGTGATCCAACGTGCGTTTCAGTGGCTGGCTCTGGCTGTGGTGGGGAGGGTGGTTTGGAGGTAAGGCAGGAGGCTGCTGGGGGAGAGAGGATTCTGAAGCTGAATTGTGGGGAGAGTGTGGGGCTTTGTGGGCTCTTTCAGGAACACACCTTTTTGAAAACTCAGTTGGTGCCTGATGGGATGCGGTGAGGAAGTAGGATGGCATGCCTTTGGCCTGGGTGACCAGGAGGAGGGGATGCATTCTGGCAGCTGGGGCTCCTGAAGGAGGGATAGGTTGGGGGCAGGAGCTCATCAGTTCAGTGTTGGACGTGCCAGGCTGGAGGGACCTGTGGATTATCCTAGTGGAAATGTTCAGGAAGTGACTGAGTTTGTAGCCTGGAGCAAAGCGAAGAGAGCTGGGCTGGAGATGGCAATTTGGGAATCGTTGACCAACTGACAATTGGAAGCCGTGGGTGAAGCTGATAGTGCTCAGGGAACATGTGTGGACCAGCTGTACCCTGGCTGTGCATCTGAACCACCTGTGGACCTTTTAAAACTACCCGAAtctgggcctcaccccagacctgaATCAGAATGGGCATGTGCAGTTGTCCACATCTGCACAGGTGATTCTGGTGTATGGCCAGGCGGAGAACCACAGCTTTCGGGAGGGCAGTTAATGTGTAGTGGTGGGGACTAGAAGCCTGACTGTCCCAGGCTCGGCAGGACCCCTGTGGGACAGGTGGCCAGGCAGTCAGGCGGTGAGCAGCTCTGTGTTCTGCTGCCTCCCCAAGCCGGCTGCCcgggcaggggggcgggggtgCAGGGGTTCTGCCCCAGGGCTGTATCAGCCAGGGCTGCTGCTTGCTGGCATGCAGCCTATGccctgcacaactccagggggcgccATTCACGTAGGACACAGGAAGCATTGGAGTTTGCATCATAGTGGCCTTGTTTCCAGCAGAATCGAAGGGAGTTTCTGGGTCTCCCTGTCCCTCAGTCAGGGCCTCACTTTCCCCTCGGCTGAGGAAGCTTCTGTCTGAGCACAAAGCACAGCAGTAAAGGGGCATGTGGGAAGTCAGAAGGGAATGGCACTTGGATTGGGATGTCAGGTAAGAGGTGACGGGGCCAGTCAGCCCCACCTGTTGCCACGTGGCAGCTCTGGCAGGAAGCTCACTCCCAGGCCTATGGCCTCAGGGGCAGGAGTGCATTGGCCTTTCTCAGGCCTGCCTAGgaatgctggggaagggagagagcagATTCCAGGGCTCTAGGGGGTAAGGTTGGGATGTCCTTTCTAATGTTtgccagaggggcttccctggtggcgcagtggttaagaccaatgcaggggacacgggttcgagccctggtccgggaagatcccacatgcagcggagcaactaagcccgcgagccacaactactgagcccacgcgcctagagcccgtgctccgcaacaagagaagccaccacaatgagaagcccgcgcaccgcaacgaagagtagcccccgctcgccgcaactagagaaaagcccgctcacagcaacaaagacccaactcagccaaaaataaataaaaataaaataataataataaaataaatttaaaaaataataataataaaataatgtttgccAGAGGGGGCCTAGAGATGGGCTGTGCCTTCCTCTTCTGTGCAGAAAGAGGGGTCCTGAGGGGAGACCAGGTGCCTGTGTGCTAAGGGGGAAGGCATGTCTTTCCAGGGCTCAGCGGAGCTGCCGGGAGTGGTTTAGGTCCGTGTGCTGGGGGCTCGGCCATGCAACTTTCCTGTGCTTGCAGGAGCCTCTGTCCCTGTAGTGCTGGGGCTGTGGTGACCCAGAGGCACTGTGCTCGGGCTGGGGCTTCAATCCCCTGAACTCTGGCTCCTGTAGGAGGCAGCAGGGTAGATTCTGGGGCATGTCCTGATGCCCCTGGACTGCCTCTCTTAAGGCAAAGAGGGTGCAGGATGGCTATAGGACAGGAGAGGCTCCAGAAGGCCCCTAGGTGGCTACCCAGGTCCTTCAGCTAACACGAGAAGTGAAAGGGACCCAGGAGGGCTGGAGAGATGGCCCTTGGGTTTAGCATACTTGCTGAGGCCCCAggttcctgtttcttccaggaaaGTCAGAGAAAGCAAGAGGAGGCCAGGTTCAGGGAAGAGCTTTATTGCTTCCATGATGGCTGCTCAGGATGGCTGCCACAGCCTGGGTGAGGTCCTTGAGCCTCACTTCCCTCTGGTCCAGGCTAAAGGCAGAACCCAAGGACCTGGCAGTCTCACTGCTGAAACCAAGAACAGCTGCCAAGTTGGTCACTCCAGGCCTGGGGCACTGTCCTTTGGGTCGGCTGcagttggggagggaggggccttCCCATCAGGTTGGGCCAGGCCTCACCGCCCGAGCTCTGAAGTTCTTTCCACTCAAGCCCAGGGGCATCTTGTTGGCTTAAAGGATGGCTCCAGGGTTTCCCTGTGGGACAGCTGGGGGCTGCTGAGTGGGACTATCCCATCTGCTCCCCAAGAAAGGCCTAACAGTGTCATGAGCTGGAGGGGGCTGGCCTGAGATCCTGCCCACCTCCCTGTAGCCCCGGAGCAGGGCACAGGCTAGTCCTGGCACTCCCACTCTACAGGGAGCCCATTGGTACCACTGCCTGAGGGGCCCTTTAGTGGGTCTCCTTCTGCACGGCCAGTAGACCAAACTTGACATCTCCAAccttattgaaaaataaattatccctaccctccccccgccccaaattCACAAAATGATAATACACTGAACACTGATTGGCGAAATGATTCTGGCAGCAGCCTTGCTGCCTAATGTCCACCTCCTGCATGCTGGGCCCGCTGGGCATGGCCAGTGGCCTCCTGGCCCTCTGGCTTCAAGGACCCAGGCTGAGAGTGAGGCCTAGTGCTGGTCTCTGAGGCTGGCCTCTGAGCAGACACAGCTCTGGCTGCCACAGCTCTTGGTGCCACCTTGGTGCCACCAAGGCCTCACCACCCCTGGGGCCACTTGGCACTGTCCTTCTCTGGGCCTGAAGGCTCCTGCACCTCTCAGGCAGAGCCAGACCGAGGCCAATGAAGTGGGCAGGTGGCGGTGGCTGGACTTCTGTGGCCACGTGCTGGGTCCACCTCAGATGCCACTGGTTAGGTCAGTTATGACATGCGCTTTCACCAGCTTCCGCAGAAACTCTTTCTCTCGCTGAATGTTGTGCGTCCAGGACTGAAAGGAAAGATGGAGCAGTGGTCAGCTGGGCAGCCCAGGTGGCTGCTGGGATGTGGCCCTGCTAGAACGCAGGTTCCCAGGGCTCCATGCCCACTTCAGACCGCCACCCTCCGATGCTCTG carries:
- the ARTN gene encoding artemin, which codes for MEPGRGGPSVLPLWPRPRRQPALWPTLAALALLSSIAEGKASLGPAPSSPVPREGPAPAPAPPAGPLPGGRAAGLCGGRARRPPPPPPTPSPAAPRGPRAARAGGRGGRGSRGSRARAAGARGCRLRSQLVPVRALGLGHHSDELVRFRFCSGSCRRARSPHDLSLASLLGAGALRPPPGSRPVSQPCCRPTRYEAVSFMDVNSTWRTVDRLSATACGCLG